In the genome of Rhodothermales bacterium, the window CGGCTTCTACCGATCCGATGCCGCGCGTGCCGACCTTTCCCGCTGGGGCACCGTCGAGGCGCTGCGCGTCAACACCGACGAGAACTTCGACCAGACCGCCGTCTACGCCGGCCGGCTGGTGCCCCGCGCCGCGTACGAGGCCATACAGGCCTACACCCGGCGGTTCTACGCCGAACGGGGCGACGTGCTGGAACGCCGGCGTGCCGAGGGACGCATCGTCGACGGCCACGGCGACCTGCGGCTCGAACACATCCACGCCGGCCCTGAAGGCCTGTGCATCTACGACGCCATCGAATTCAGCGAACGCCTCCGGGCGGTGGATGTCGCCAGCGACATCGGGTTCCTGGCGATGGACCTCGACTTCAACGGCCGGCACGATCTGGCGCGGTATGTCACGGATCGCATCGCGCACGCCCTGAACGACCCCGGACTCCGCGACGTGATCGAATTTTACACCTGTTACCGCGCCTACGTACGCGCCAAGGTGGAAAGCATGCGCAGCGAGGAGCCCGAGGTGCCGGAGTCTGAACGCGCCGCGAGCCGGGACCGGGCCCGGCGCTACTACCGGCTCGCGCTCCGGTACGCCACGCTCGGCGCGCGGCCGGTGACTGTCGTCGTGATGGGCCGTATCGGCGCCGGAAAGAGCACCCTGGCCGGGGGGCTGGGGGAGGCGCTGGCGGTCGAGGTCGTTTCCTCGGATCGCATCCGGAAAGAGGACGCCGGCGTACCGCTGTTCGAGCGCAGCGCACCCGACGTGCGTCAGTGGCTGTACGCGCCCGGACGCACCGAGGCGGTCTATGCCGCGCTCCGCGACCGGGCGGTGCGGCGGGCCGCCGAGGGGAAGAGCACGATCCTCGACGCCACCTACGGCCGGCAGGATGCGCGCCAGGCCTTGCGAGCGGCGCTCGACGCCGCCGGCGTGCCCTGCCTGTTCATCGAGGTCACCGCCTCCGATGCGGCCATCCGCGCGCGGCTCGCGCGGCGAAGC includes:
- a CDS encoding AAA family ATPase → MTTDRPPPDLAELTDFLADPASYPHAPASVRIVQTHISLVAIASPYVYKVKKPVDFGFLDFTTLDRRKHFCEEEVRINRRLCARIYRGVTPLSRCDGKLRFGDDGEIVDYAVTMEELDARHFLHTLLEAGTLTRGHIDRVVDALVGFYRSDAARADLSRWGTVEALRVNTDENFDQTAVYAGRLVPRAAYEAIQAYTRRFYAERGDVLERRRAEGRIVDGHGDLRLEHIHAGPEGLCIYDAIEFSERLRAVDVASDIGFLAMDLDFNGRHDLARYVTDRIAHALNDPGLRDVIEFYTCYRAYVRAKVESMRSEEPEVPESERAASRDRARRYYRLALRYATLGARPVTVVVMGRIGAGKSTLAGGLGEALAVEVVSSDRIRKEDAGVPLFERSAPDVRQWLYAPGRTEAVYAALRDRAVRRAAEGKSTILDATYGRQDARQALRAALDAAGVPCLFIEVTASDAAIRARLARRSRETGVVSDARLDDFETLAARYEAPAAGECPRLVRVEARDDTEETLAQALMAMVKAA